Within Calditrichota bacterium, the genomic segment CCGGCGGTGAAAGTCGAGGGGGGCAAGATGAAGGGGTTCGATTACGACTATTGCAAGGGGTGTGGCATCTGCGCCAAGGAGTGCCCCGAGAAAGCCAACGCCATCGAAATGGTACCGGAGTTCTAGTTGCGCGGAGGAAGAATGGCTCAGATTGTTGCCCTCACGGGAAATGAGGCCGTTGCGGAGGCGATGCGGCAGATCAACCCCGACGTGGTGGCAGCTTATCCCATCACTCCGCAGACGGAGTTGATGCACAAATTCGCCGAGTTTCACGCCGATGGCCTGGTGGATACCGAGCTGGTGCTGGTGGAGTCCGAGCATAGCGCCATGAGCGCCTCCGTGGGCGCCGCGGCTGCTGGTGCCAGGGCCATGACCGCCACCAGTGCCAACGGCTTGGCCCTGATGTGGGAGATCGTCTATATCGCCGCCTCGCTGCGCCTGCCTATCGTGATGGCCGTGGTCAATCGCGCGCTTAGCGGCAACATCAACATTCACTGCGACCACTCGGACAGCATGGGCTGCCGCGACTCCGGCTGGATCCAGCTCTTCTCCGAGAATGCGCAGGAGGCCTACGACAACACCA encodes:
- a CDS encoding 4Fe-4S binding protein, translating into TGGVIVEAGNAAAYKTGSWRAFKPVWKEERCIHCLFCWMYCPEPAVKVEGGKMKGFDYDYCKGCGICAKECPEKANAIEMVPEF